One window from the genome of Cryptomeria japonica chromosome 6, Sugi_1.0, whole genome shotgun sequence encodes:
- the LOC131067375 gene encoding serine/threonine-protein kinase PBL34 isoform X3, with protein sequence MVESRSLDNICKEAPIPQAGSSTSSTDNESNPSTPKGGELKLASQLLKFSFNELKSATRNFRPESILGEGGFGCVFKGWIEENGTGPVKPGTGLTVAVKTLNHDGLQGHKEWVAEVTFLGQLHHPNLVKLIGYCIEDDQRLLVYEFMPRGSLENHLFRKGSLPLPWSIRIKIALGAAKGLAFLHRGAERPVIYRDFKTSNILLDSEYNAKLSDFGLAKDGPEGDNTHVSTRVMGTYGYAAPEYVMTGHLSSKSDVYSFGVVLLEMLTGRRSMDKNRPSGEHNLVAWARPYLTEKRKLYRLMDPRLEFHYSVKGAQKAAQIAHHCLSRDPKARPLMDDVVEALTPLLNLKDMASSSLHHQVVQSVHSGRHPRMANGNGQLPSKNGLPRTSSKDSCMSPCQHSPRHNGK encoded by the exons ATGG TGGAAAGTAGATCTCTGGATAATATCTGCAAAGAGGCACCCATCCCTCAGGCAGGTTCTTCAACAAGCAGTACTGACAATGAAAGTAATCCGTCAACCCCAAAAGGAGGTGAATTGAAATTAGCATCACAGTTGCTTAAATTCTCCTTCAATGAACTCAAATCTGCAACTAGAAACTTCCGACCAGAAAGCATTCTAGGAGAAGGTGGCTTTGGCTGTGTTTTTAAAGGGTGGATAGAAGAAAATGGGACTGGCCCTGTAAAGCCAGGTACTGGTCTTACTGTTGCTGTGAAGACATTAAACCATGATGGGCTGCAGGGGCACAAAGAATGGGTG GCAGAAGTCACCTTCCTTGGTCAGCTTCATCATCCTAATCTAGTTAAACTAATTGGTTACTGCATTGAAGATGATCAGAGGCTTCTTGTTTATGAATTCATGCCACGAGGCAGCTTGGAAAACCATCTATTTAGAA AAGGGTCCCTGCCTCTCCCGTGGTCTATCAGGATAAAAATTGCTTTGGGTGCAGCAAAGGGCCTGGCATTTCTTCACAGAGGGGCTGAAAGACCAGTAATTTATCGAgatttcaaaacatcaaatatccTGTTGGATTCG GAATATAATGCCAAACTATCAGACTTTGGACTAGCGAAAGATGGACCTGAGGGAGACAACACTCATGTTTCAACTCGAGTTATGGGAACATATGGTTATGCTGCTCCAGAGTATGTCATGACTG GACACTTATCATCCAAGAGTGATGTCTACAGTTTTGGTGTTGTGCTACTTGAAATGTTGACTGGTCGAAGATCCATGGATAAGAACAGACCAAGTGGTGAGCATAATCTGGTGGCATGGGCTCGACCTTATCTTACAGAGAAAAGAAAACTTTACCGTCTTATGGATCCCCGGTTGGAATTTCACTATTCTGTGAAAGGGGCCCAGAAGGCTGCTCAGATAGCGCATCATTGCCTAAGTCGAGACCCAAAAGCCAGGCCTCTTATGGATGATGTTGTTGAGGCTCTTACACCTTTGTTAAATCTGAAAGATATGGCAAGCTCATCATTGCATCATCAAGTTGTACAATCTGTTCATTCAGGTCGCCATCCACGCATGGCAAATGGAAATGGACAATTGCCTTCGAAAAATGGACTCCCTAGAACCAGTTCTAAGGATTCCTGTATGTCACCATGTCAGCATTCCCCCAGGCATAATGGCAAATGA
- the LOC131067375 gene encoding serine/threonine-protein kinase PBL34 isoform X6 codes for MPRGSLENHLFRRSLPLPWSIRIKIALGAAKGLAFLHRGAERPVIYRDFKTSNILLDSEYNAKLSDFGLAKDGPEGDNTHVSTRVMGTYGYAAPEYVMTGHLSSKSDVYSFGVVLLEMLTGRRSMDKNRPSGEHNLVAWARPYLTEKRKLYRLMDPRLEFHYSVKGAQKAAQIAHHCLSRDPKARPLMDDVVEALTPLLNLKDMASSSLHHQVVQSVHSGRHPRMANGNGQLPSKNGLPRTSSKDSCMSPCQHSPRHNGK; via the exons ATGCCACGAGGCAGCTTGGAAAACCATCTATTTAGAA GGTCCCTGCCTCTCCCGTGGTCTATCAGGATAAAAATTGCTTTGGGTGCAGCAAAGGGCCTGGCATTTCTTCACAGAGGGGCTGAAAGACCAGTAATTTATCGAgatttcaaaacatcaaatatccTGTTGGATTCG GAATATAATGCCAAACTATCAGACTTTGGACTAGCGAAAGATGGACCTGAGGGAGACAACACTCATGTTTCAACTCGAGTTATGGGAACATATGGTTATGCTGCTCCAGAGTATGTCATGACTG GACACTTATCATCCAAGAGTGATGTCTACAGTTTTGGTGTTGTGCTACTTGAAATGTTGACTGGTCGAAGATCCATGGATAAGAACAGACCAAGTGGTGAGCATAATCTGGTGGCATGGGCTCGACCTTATCTTACAGAGAAAAGAAAACTTTACCGTCTTATGGATCCCCGGTTGGAATTTCACTATTCTGTGAAAGGGGCCCAGAAGGCTGCTCAGATAGCGCATCATTGCCTAAGTCGAGACCCAAAAGCCAGGCCTCTTATGGATGATGTTGTTGAGGCTCTTACACCTTTGTTAAATCTGAAAGATATGGCAAGCTCATCATTGCATCATCAAGTTGTACAATCTGTTCATTCAGGTCGCCATCCACGCATGGCAAATGGAAATGGACAATTGCCTTCGAAAAATGGACTCCCTAGAACCAGTTCTAAGGATTCCTGTATGTCACCATGTCAGCATTCCCCCAGGCATAATGGCAAATGA